A window of the Nisaea acidiphila genome harbors these coding sequences:
- a CDS encoding SRPBCC family protein, protein MTLTFLKSPRGADPVVVEGRFKVPPERLFRAWTTPEDLLNWFGGDNMLETAKVDLRTGGSWHFTFEEKDGTRDVLHGEYLEVEAPSRLVFSWRHHKLTEAGRGEDTPASEVTLTFEADGEETFMRLVHRHVESEGSRSNIGGGWEASFSKIRALVEETATETAPLETA, encoded by the coding sequence ATGACGCTCACATTTCTGAAAAGTCCGCGTGGCGCCGATCCCGTCGTCGTTGAAGGCCGCTTCAAAGTCCCGCCCGAGCGCCTGTTCCGTGCCTGGACCACGCCGGAGGATCTCCTGAACTGGTTCGGCGGCGACAACATGCTCGAAACCGCGAAGGTCGATCTCCGAACCGGCGGATCGTGGCATTTCACATTCGAGGAGAAGGACGGCACGCGCGATGTCCTGCATGGCGAGTACCTCGAAGTCGAGGCGCCGAGCCGCCTCGTATTCTCGTGGCGCCATCACAAGCTGACCGAAGCGGGCCGGGGCGAGGACACGCCGGCCTCTGAAGTTACGCTCACATTCGAGGCCGATGGCGAAGAAACCTTCATGCGCTTGGTCCACCGGCACGTCGAAAGCGAAGGCTCCCGCTCCAATATCGGCGGCGGATGGGAAGCCTCCTTCAGCAAGATCCGCGCCCTTGTCGAAGAGACCGCCACGGAGACGGCTCCGCTGGAAACCGCCTGA
- a CDS encoding ArsR/SmtB family transcription factor, translating to MPDLDQTFAALSDDTRRAILARLCSGEAALSEIAAPFDMSQTAVSKHVRVLTDAGLVSVTKRGRTRYCALRAAPMKQAADWLGAYKQFWEANFDSLARYLENEE from the coding sequence ATGCCCGACCTAGACCAGACCTTCGCGGCGCTCTCGGACGACACGCGCCGGGCGATCCTCGCCCGACTCTGTTCCGGAGAGGCCGCCCTTTCCGAAATCGCCGCCCCCTTCGACATGTCCCAGACAGCGGTCTCTAAACATGTCCGCGTGCTGACAGATGCCGGTCTCGTCTCGGTGACCAAGCGGGGACGCACACGCTACTGCGCGCTCCGCGCGGCTCCGATGAAGCAGGCCGCCGACTGGCTCGGTGCCTACAAACAGTTCTGGGAGGCTAATTTCGACAGCCTCGCCCGCTACCTGGAGAATGAAGAATGA
- a CDS encoding TetR/AcrR family transcriptional regulator: MPVVTDKAVSQRKVAKQRRSKAKLELIMDTTLKLLSEGPADRITTNEIARRAGISVGSLYQYFPKKEAIYYELFRRWLARTLEVLDSVDADFNGSEDLRDCVDAIFERLSGEGDLNAPGHWQLRRAMGGSKELAALEAQHLDQILQRLIRLQEKFGRTIPADLAHPLAYLQNQVSIACLNVAANASDGAERDRILGWCRKTLYLVYDFDSLSAA, encoded by the coding sequence ATGCCGGTCGTAACGGACAAGGCCGTGTCCCAGCGCAAGGTCGCCAAGCAACGCCGGTCCAAGGCGAAACTCGAGCTGATTATGGACACCACGCTCAAACTGTTGAGTGAGGGGCCTGCGGACAGGATCACAACGAACGAGATCGCCCGCCGAGCGGGAATATCCGTCGGTTCGCTTTATCAGTATTTCCCGAAGAAGGAAGCGATCTACTACGAGTTGTTCCGGCGGTGGCTGGCAAGGACCCTTGAGGTTCTGGATAGTGTCGATGCCGATTTCAACGGTTCGGAAGATCTGCGGGATTGTGTCGATGCTATTTTCGAGCGGCTGTCAGGGGAGGGCGATCTCAATGCTCCCGGGCACTGGCAGCTCCGTAGGGCCATGGGGGGCTCGAAGGAACTTGCCGCCCTCGAAGCGCAGCATCTCGATCAGATCTTGCAGCGGCTGATCCGACTGCAGGAAAAATTCGGGAGAACCATTCCGGCGGATCTGGCGCATCCGCTCGCCTATCTGCAGAACCAGGTCAGCATTGCCTGCCTGAATGTTGCGGCCAATGCCAGCGACGGAGCCGAACGGGACCGGATTCTGGGATGGTGTCGAAAGACTCTCTATCTCGTCTACGATTTCGACTCGCTGTCTGCCGCGTAA
- a CDS encoding MFS transporter has product MSDGIALHRKRESELVVESHERLDRRVWLTLLGLYVAQAIPVYLVAAAMPPIFRSMGVNLASIGSIGILMLPWILKFLWAPYVDRIGSTRFGRRRSWILPMQLISVTIILTLSAVEPADNLRIFFPLLMLLAICAATQDIATDGYAVEHLPQRHQALGNAIQGGSVAAGVLIGGSLTLFVYDLQGWSVALRITAGLSALCLLPVLLIPERLGARRGEAVPANGQDPRPSLRAFVKRPHALALLSFALVFRLPEGLIKGVEQAFLVDQGLGLSEIGLVSGGASACVGLGGSALAVIAIRSCGLRAFFWTIGAARAVCFLGYAALSYGVLDGALGGYPALIALSVANTFIRYMEIVGLYTAFMRFSSLSQAGTDFTFLSCANLFVYMCGSIAAGFIGEAFGYGPLFSLAFGLSVVGILLAMRCLPATLTVRTSQPAELTQ; this is encoded by the coding sequence ATGTCGGACGGAATAGCGCTTCACCGAAAACGAGAGAGTGAGCTGGTTGTGGAAAGCCATGAGCGGCTGGACCGACGCGTCTGGCTGACCCTGCTCGGGCTTTACGTGGCGCAGGCGATTCCGGTCTATCTCGTTGCGGCGGCGATGCCGCCGATCTTCCGCTCGATGGGCGTCAACTTGGCCTCGATCGGCTCGATCGGCATCCTGATGCTGCCGTGGATCCTGAAATTCCTCTGGGCGCCTTATGTGGACCGTATCGGCTCGACCCGCTTCGGCCGGCGCCGGAGCTGGATCCTGCCCATGCAGCTCATTTCCGTCACGATCATACTGACCCTCAGCGCCGTCGAGCCGGCGGACAATCTGCGGATATTTTTTCCGCTTCTGATGTTGCTCGCCATCTGCGCCGCAACGCAGGACATCGCAACCGATGGCTATGCGGTGGAGCATCTGCCCCAGCGCCATCAGGCGCTGGGCAACGCCATTCAGGGCGGCAGCGTCGCCGCCGGGGTGCTGATCGGCGGCTCGCTTACGCTCTTCGTCTACGATCTCCAAGGGTGGAGCGTCGCCTTGCGCATTACCGCGGGGCTGTCGGCGCTATGCCTCCTGCCTGTTCTGCTCATTCCGGAGCGGCTTGGAGCAAGACGGGGAGAGGCTGTTCCCGCGAACGGACAGGATCCCCGTCCTTCGTTGCGCGCGTTCGTTAAGCGCCCGCACGCGCTCGCGCTCCTGTCTTTCGCCCTGGTTTTCCGATTGCCCGAGGGGCTGATCAAAGGGGTCGAACAGGCATTTCTTGTCGACCAGGGGCTGGGATTGTCCGAGATAGGTCTCGTGAGCGGTGGCGCGTCGGCCTGCGTCGGCCTTGGCGGATCGGCGTTGGCGGTGATCGCGATCCGGTCATGCGGATTGCGAGCGTTCTTCTGGACGATCGGAGCGGCAAGGGCCGTCTGCTTCCTCGGCTATGCCGCTTTAAGCTACGGTGTTCTGGATGGCGCTTTGGGAGGATATCCGGCGCTGATCGCGCTCTCGGTCGCCAATACCTTCATCCGCTACATGGAAATTGTCGGGCTATACACCGCCTTCATGCGGTTCAGCTCGCTGTCTCAGGCTGGAACCGATTTCACGTTCCTCTCCTGCGCCAATCTGTTCGTCTATATGTGCGGCAGCATCGCCGCCGGATTTATCGGTGAGGCCTTCGGTTACGGCCCGCTTTTCTCTCTCGCATTCGGTCTCTCGGTCGTCGGCATTCTCCTCGCGATGCGATGCCTTCCCGCCACCCTGACCGTGCGCACGTCTCAACCAGCCGAATTAACTCAATAA
- a CDS encoding TonB-dependent receptor — protein sequence MPRAEKLLPVSITAFGIKRLLLSATCLVMLPVPNSLAQQAGNGPVVLQPLVVSATRSEEAIDSIPGTVQVIETDKIEEALGAEGNLGSFLGKYVPGISPGNGTLASSGQTFRGRSVQVLVNGAPQNISLRNNSRILNLIDPSSIERIEVVAGASSIYGDGATGGIVNIITKSAAQEGLSGFVSEEIASTEHDLLDGAHTDTSGQIAYGKDRLSLLMNGRFRTTGDMYDGAGERIPEDPMIGQGGGSGIRQYNVSGQGRYEGNGFDLGVYGSTVYLKQDIDFYSNYLTDPVSFDSTEPYTGQPALEDTQNVSADLNVYETPVGDLRFQIYYNDAEKRASRALPDAQVNPFVYSDPGVLQSDDAQSVLLAEQAGFRSTAITDVGMLLDGAQLNWGFDYGYNDVTQTLLDGRDIIAPMEQHSYAGFAQLSIPVTDLIDVRAGVRHERFDLEIDDFVRPAANFIRHPTDPSIGAIPFSAAAVTGASTTFEATVFNIGAVAHVMPNLDLFGNYSEGYSVPDVGAFTRRALDPTNPFETSFDYSEIAPDAAVVENYEAGARFGTDRLSVSFSAFLSESDKGTNITADALTLSQNKERIYGAEMTVAGLLTPDWDAGALLNFTEGEWDQDGDGDIDDDLPNSRIGAPFRATVYSGYRFAEGFRLYGEMLYTSSREADDGGSAQMKVTPTTTFNARLTYDGGFGKLHLGVDNILDREQLNPTASSVRNTPVAAEGRRFYVGFKKEF from the coding sequence TTGCCGCGCGCCGAAAAGCTCTTGCCTGTTTCGATCACCGCATTTGGGATCAAACGTCTACTTCTGTCCGCGACTTGCCTCGTGATGCTTCCGGTCCCGAATTCTCTGGCGCAGCAAGCGGGTAACGGTCCCGTCGTCTTGCAGCCGCTTGTCGTATCGGCGACCCGTTCGGAGGAGGCGATCGATTCAATCCCCGGCACGGTCCAGGTGATCGAAACTGACAAGATCGAAGAAGCGCTTGGAGCGGAAGGCAATCTTGGAAGCTTTCTCGGCAAATACGTCCCCGGCATTTCGCCCGGCAACGGCACTCTTGCGAGCAGCGGGCAGACGTTCCGCGGACGTTCCGTTCAGGTTCTGGTCAATGGCGCTCCGCAAAACATCTCTCTCAGGAACAATTCGCGCATCCTGAACCTGATCGATCCGTCATCAATCGAGCGGATCGAGGTCGTGGCCGGAGCAAGCAGCATCTATGGCGACGGTGCAACCGGCGGCATCGTCAATATCATCACCAAATCGGCTGCGCAGGAGGGGCTCAGCGGTTTCGTCTCAGAGGAGATTGCCTCGACGGAGCACGATCTGCTCGACGGTGCCCATACCGACACGAGCGGGCAAATCGCGTACGGCAAGGACCGCCTGAGCCTGCTCATGAACGGGCGTTTTCGGACGACGGGCGACATGTATGACGGCGCTGGCGAACGCATTCCCGAGGATCCGATGATCGGTCAGGGGGGCGGCAGCGGCATCCGCCAATACAATGTCTCCGGCCAAGGCCGCTACGAAGGCAATGGGTTCGACCTTGGGGTCTACGGATCGACCGTTTATCTGAAACAGGATATCGATTTCTATTCGAATTACCTGACGGATCCGGTCTCGTTTGATTCGACCGAACCCTATACCGGTCAGCCGGCGCTCGAGGATACGCAGAATGTCAGTGCGGATCTGAATGTCTACGAGACGCCGGTCGGCGACCTCCGCTTCCAGATCTACTATAACGATGCAGAGAAAAGGGCGAGCCGTGCCTTGCCGGACGCGCAAGTCAATCCCTTCGTCTATTCTGATCCGGGCGTGCTCCAGTCGGACGATGCCCAATCCGTGCTGCTGGCCGAACAGGCGGGCTTTCGCTCGACGGCCATCACCGATGTGGGAATGCTGCTCGACGGAGCCCAGCTCAACTGGGGTTTCGATTACGGATATAACGACGTCACGCAGACGCTCCTCGACGGCCGCGACATCATCGCGCCGATGGAACAGCATTCCTATGCAGGCTTCGCGCAGCTCAGCATTCCGGTGACCGATTTGATCGATGTCCGGGCCGGGGTGCGCCACGAGAGATTTGACCTCGAGATCGACGATTTCGTGCGCCCGGCGGCTAACTTCATCCGTCATCCGACAGACCCTTCCATCGGTGCCATTCCGTTTTCCGCCGCGGCCGTAACCGGAGCCAGCACGACCTTCGAGGCCACGGTGTTCAATATCGGCGCGGTGGCGCACGTGATGCCGAATCTGGATCTGTTCGGTAACTATTCCGAAGGCTACTCGGTTCCGGATGTTGGAGCCTTCACGCGCCGGGCGCTGGATCCGACCAATCCCTTCGAGACCAGTTTCGATTACTCCGAGATCGCTCCCGATGCTGCCGTCGTCGAGAATTACGAGGCCGGCGCCCGCTTTGGAACGGATCGCTTGTCTGTGTCCTTTTCCGCCTTTCTCAGCGAGTCGGACAAGGGAACGAATATCACGGCTGACGCATTGACCCTCAGTCAGAACAAGGAGCGGATATACGGCGCCGAGATGACCGTTGCCGGTCTGCTTACACCGGACTGGGATGCCGGAGCCTTGTTGAACTTCACGGAAGGCGAATGGGACCAGGACGGCGACGGCGATATTGACGACGATCTCCCGAACAGCCGGATCGGCGCGCCGTTCCGTGCCACCGTCTATTCAGGCTACAGGTTCGCGGAGGGTTTCCGACTCTACGGCGAGATGCTCTACACCTCCAGCCGTGAGGCTGACGACGGCGGGTCCGCACAGATGAAAGTCACGCCGACGACGACCTTCAACGCGCGCCTTACCTATGACGGCGGTTTCGGGAAACTCCATCTCGGCGTTGACAATATTCTCGATCGCGAACAGCTCAATCCGACCGCCAGTTCCGTGCGCAACACGCCGGTCGCGGCGGAAGGCCGCAGGTTTTATGTCGGCTTCAAAAAGGAGTTCTGA
- a CDS encoding MBL fold metallo-hydrolase — protein MSLAFNRLGGLFLGLAVFSATAAGAQTVNVTPLGSHDGEFCRFDRAMLFEDPDGTRILYDAGRTVAGPADPRLGNVDALLVSHMHGDHVGDRHIDAVNAGECGAPMMTKVVAPNTNSVNIALDKGAAIVTGSEMPRFFASKLKALGGDPKKSQLVRFGASRKVGGVTVTTVPAAHSNGVAGAFIGGELGKLLNASGLTAYAGPPTGYVLTFSNGLVAYLSGDTGVTAEQQTVVGEQYGAELVVMNIGDTYTTGPTEAAFVVNELIKPVSVIPSHANEVGTKGGKVIAGTKTDTFVKAVTVPAYLPLSGKTLGFDGAGKCVSGC, from the coding sequence ATGTCGCTTGCGTTCAATCGGCTAGGCGGACTGTTTCTCGGACTCGCGGTTTTCTCGGCGACGGCGGCAGGTGCTCAGACCGTCAACGTCACGCCGCTCGGCAGCCATGACGGTGAGTTCTGCCGTTTCGATCGCGCCATGTTGTTCGAGGATCCGGACGGCACACGTATTCTCTACGACGCCGGACGTACCGTGGCCGGGCCGGCAGATCCGAGGCTCGGGAACGTCGACGCTCTGCTGGTCAGCCACATGCATGGCGATCATGTCGGCGACCGCCATATAGATGCGGTCAATGCCGGTGAGTGCGGTGCCCCGATGATGACCAAGGTCGTCGCGCCCAACACCAATTCGGTCAATATCGCGCTCGACAAGGGCGCCGCGATCGTGACCGGGAGCGAGATGCCGCGCTTCTTCGCCAGCAAGCTGAAGGCGCTCGGCGGCGATCCGAAAAAGTCACAGCTTGTGCGCTTCGGCGCGTCGCGCAAGGTCGGAGGCGTCACCGTAACGACAGTGCCGGCTGCGCATTCCAACGGTGTGGCCGGTGCATTCATAGGTGGCGAGCTCGGCAAACTCCTGAATGCGTCCGGACTGACCGCTTATGCGGGGCCGCCGACCGGATATGTCCTGACGTTCAGCAATGGACTGGTGGCCTATCTGTCCGGCGATACCGGCGTGACGGCCGAGCAGCAAACGGTCGTTGGCGAGCAGTACGGTGCGGAACTGGTCGTGATGAACATCGGCGACACCTATACGACCGGCCCGACGGAAGCGGCTTTCGTAGTCAACGAGCTGATCAAACCGGTATCGGTGATCCCGTCGCATGCAAACGAGGTCGGCACCAAGGGAGGCAAGGTCATTGCCGGCACGAAGACCGATACCTTCGTGAAGGCTGTCACTGTCCCCGCATACTTGCCGCTTAGTGGCAAGACTCTTGGCTTCGATGGGGCCGGAAAGTGCGTTTCGGGGTGCTAG
- a CDS encoding PAS domain-containing protein — protein MAVQEQFEDIASDALSSDAQKAMFEYWLKARGKALLPPKSALDPVEFPRQSLPVLTVLEPLEDDDFKVRITGTGVRAATGQDFTGLRMSEIDGTADAHERLIWCRNNARAYFVSGSAEWTRKIEKFFSALVLPFGTPARVERIVLVFSFTNYAPKDVSRNVSQRPSQQP, from the coding sequence ATGGCCGTACAGGAACAATTCGAAGATATCGCGTCCGATGCCCTGAGCAGTGACGCTCAGAAGGCCATGTTCGAGTACTGGCTGAAGGCGCGTGGAAAAGCCTTGCTTCCACCAAAGTCAGCCCTCGACCCGGTCGAATTTCCACGCCAATCCCTGCCGGTGCTGACTGTGTTGGAACCTCTTGAGGATGACGACTTCAAGGTCCGGATCACCGGTACCGGGGTTCGTGCAGCAACGGGACAGGATTTCACCGGTCTCAGGATGAGTGAGATAGACGGCACGGCAGATGCGCACGAGCGATTGATCTGGTGCCGAAACAACGCAAGAGCTTACTTTGTCTCGGGATCGGCCGAGTGGACACGGAAGATCGAGAAATTCTTCAGCGCGCTCGTCCTGCCTTTCGGAACACCGGCACGGGTCGAGCGCATCGTGCTCGTATTCAGCTTCACGAATTATGCTCCGAAGGACGTCTCGCGAAACGTGTCGCAACGGCCATCGCAACAGCCCTGA
- a CDS encoding YHS domain-containing (seleno)protein: MPQYRVLRSVFIAFLLFTGGVMASAAPSSASEDPVYTGFLSNVAVGGYDPVSYFSATGPVKGLPEFKLDYKGAEWHFANAANRDAFRQHPERYAPQYGGYCAWAVAQGKTAKGDPQNWRIVNGKLYLNYNSDIQTRWEQDIPGFVEAGDRNWPRVLE; the protein is encoded by the coding sequence ATGCCGCAATATCGCGTGCTGCGTTCTGTATTTATTGCATTTCTTCTGTTCACCGGCGGTGTGATGGCGAGCGCGGCTCCGTCGTCCGCGTCGGAGGATCCGGTCTACACCGGGTTTCTCTCTAATGTGGCTGTTGGGGGATACGACCCGGTCAGTTACTTCTCCGCGACGGGCCCGGTGAAAGGTTTGCCTGAGTTCAAATTGGACTACAAAGGCGCCGAATGGCACTTCGCCAATGCTGCGAATCGTGACGCGTTCCGGCAGCACCCGGAGCGCTACGCTCCGCAATATGGAGGGTATTGCGCCTGGGCCGTGGCGCAGGGAAAGACCGCGAAGGGAGATCCGCAAAACTGGAGGATCGTGAACGGGAAGCTCTACCTGAATTACAATTCGGACATCCAGACGAGGTGGGAGCAGGACATCCCCGGGTTTGTCGAGGCGGGGGACAGGAACTGGCCGCGCGTGCTTGAGTGA
- a CDS encoding NAD(P)-dependent oxidoreductase: MPDRHRSPPRLGHGAPLISRKTRNEGETMADQIGIVGLGNAGLAVATALSNHGPVAGFDMSPERRKLAGEAGIRVEETLAGLGTPYCSAILLSLPKPEASLNVVEEVCGWNERPGLIVETSTVTPDTAKRSAAFCAAEGIAYVDAAIAGGVASMAAGEITFFLGGDENSKAAAKPLLNRIAAQIFDLGPVGAGMGTKVVNNGVMHAVMIVLIEAFAMARKLDVPSETLIQILNREEGLLRPLLHRVGERMRDGDYSAGMSVSNARKDSVLALETAQQLGVPLFATLASHTPYEIAESKGMGSQDYAALARLWEDWCEIDFNH; the protein is encoded by the coding sequence GTGCCGGATCGGCATCGTTCGCCGCCTCGCCTTGGGCACGGTGCTCCGCTAATCTCTCGAAAAACACGAAACGAGGGGGAAACGATGGCCGATCAAATCGGGATAGTGGGACTTGGAAATGCCGGGCTGGCCGTTGCTACGGCCTTGTCGAACCATGGCCCGGTCGCTGGATTCGACATGTCGCCGGAGCGCAGGAAGCTTGCCGGTGAAGCCGGAATCCGAGTTGAGGAGACCCTGGCCGGACTAGGGACGCCCTACTGTTCCGCAATTCTTCTCTCGCTCCCCAAACCCGAGGCGTCGCTCAATGTTGTCGAGGAAGTCTGCGGTTGGAACGAGCGCCCGGGACTGATCGTCGAGACAAGCACCGTGACGCCTGATACCGCCAAGCGCTCCGCAGCATTCTGTGCGGCGGAAGGGATCGCTTATGTCGATGCGGCCATCGCCGGCGGAGTTGCAAGCATGGCCGCCGGAGAGATTACGTTTTTTCTCGGCGGCGACGAGAACAGCAAGGCGGCCGCGAAACCGCTCCTCAACCGTATTGCCGCACAGATTTTCGATCTGGGCCCTGTCGGTGCCGGAATGGGGACGAAGGTTGTCAATAACGGCGTCATGCATGCCGTCATGATCGTTCTCATCGAGGCGTTCGCGATGGCGCGCAAACTCGATGTGCCGTCGGAGACGCTGATCCAGATTCTGAACCGGGAGGAAGGCCTGTTGCGTCCGCTCCTGCACCGGGTTGGCGAGCGGATGCGGGATGGTGATTATTCCGCCGGAATGTCGGTGAGCAATGCACGAAAAGACTCCGTTCTTGCCCTGGAGACCGCGCAGCAACTTGGCGTGCCGTTATTTGCAACGCTTGCTTCGCATACGCCCTACGAGATCGCGGAAAGCAAGGGGATGGGGAGCCAGGATTACGCCGCGCTCGCCAGGCTTTGGGAAGATTGGTGCGAGATAGATTTCAACCATTAG
- a CDS encoding PAS domain-containing protein gives MIHGSSSSVVDVELDAIAKKMRTDSLKVLLNHWRAIRGPLLMPSRRQVDPTEFASVLTRVWLCDYERETDRFRYRLTGEKVAKRFGHKLSRHYLDDNTDPDYYPRVHRYYRNVVDFGAVLYIYGRLYAETANPIHGERILLPLSEDSRTVQSILGVTAEVLASNGDSGRFLPEFQKHSYITLETGAVVEETLPV, from the coding sequence ATGATTCACGGAAGTTCGAGCTCGGTTGTAGATGTCGAGCTCGATGCGATCGCCAAGAAAATGCGCACCGATAGCCTCAAGGTTCTATTGAATCATTGGCGGGCGATCCGGGGCCCGCTTCTGATGCCGAGCCGCCGTCAGGTGGACCCGACGGAGTTCGCGAGTGTCCTGACGCGTGTGTGGCTTTGCGACTATGAAAGGGAAACCGACCGGTTCCGGTATCGCCTGACCGGTGAGAAGGTGGCCAAGAGATTTGGTCACAAGCTTTCCCGTCATTATCTCGATGACAATACGGACCCCGATTATTATCCACGCGTTCACCGATACTACCGCAATGTGGTCGATTTCGGGGCTGTGCTCTATATATACGGGCGCCTCTACGCGGAGACCGCCAATCCTATCCACGGTGAACGAATTCTTCTGCCCTTGTCGGAAGATAGCAGAACGGTTCAATCGATTCTCGGTGTGACGGCCGAAGTGCTGGCATCGAATGGAGACAGCGGCCGGTTTTTGCCTGAGTTTCAGAAGCATTCCTACATCACGCTTGAAACCGGTGCGGTGGTTGAAGAGACTCTCCCGGTGTGA
- a CDS encoding response regulator, with product MPSILIVDDDKPLRDLLATVLQEQGYDVETAEEGNAALTWMESAAFDLVISDIIMPGKEGIETIREIRSLYPSVLIIAMSTGGSLGNAQILEYARMIGAHEAIRKPVEIPVLIDTISRMLQ from the coding sequence ATGCCTTCGATCCTGATCGTCGATGACGATAAACCGCTGCGCGATCTGCTGGCCACTGTCCTGCAAGAGCAAGGATATGATGTCGAGACGGCTGAGGAAGGTAACGCGGCTTTGACCTGGATGGAGAGTGCGGCGTTCGATCTGGTCATTTCAGACATCATCATGCCGGGCAAGGAGGGGATCGAGACGATCCGCGAGATCCGGTCGCTCTATCCGTCCGTTCTGATCATCGCCATGTCGACGGGAGGGTCGCTTGGCAATGCACAGATCCTTGAATATGCACGTATGATCGGGGCGCATGAGGCGATCCGCAAACCGGTCGAGATCCCTGTTCTGATAGACACCATTTCCCGGATGCTTCAGTAG
- a CDS encoding class I SAM-dependent methyltransferase → MDRIYRVQRHFYDLTRKFYLLGRDRLIRELDAAPGQTVCEIGCGTARNLVKLARRYPGCRYFGIDASAEMLETAEASLRRAGLEDRVRLGLAFAEKFDPEGTFDEGDGFDHIVFSYSLSMIPPWDAALERAVQLLRPGGTLHIVDFGDQRGMPAWFRRLLFTWLSWFHVEHRPGIRKWVEARSASPGIDVRTHALAGNYAELFRLRRTGQV, encoded by the coding sequence ATGGACCGGATCTACCGGGTCCAACGGCACTTCTACGATCTGACGCGGAAATTCTACCTACTAGGGCGCGACAGGCTGATCCGGGAACTGGATGCCGCTCCCGGCCAGACGGTCTGCGAGATCGGCTGCGGCACGGCGCGCAATCTCGTCAAGCTGGCACGGCGCTATCCGGGCTGCCGGTATTTCGGCATCGACGCCTCGGCGGAAATGCTGGAAACCGCGGAAGCCTCGCTGCGGCGCGCGGGCCTCGAAGACCGGGTGCGGCTCGGACTCGCATTCGCGGAGAAGTTCGATCCGGAGGGAACTTTCGATGAGGGGGACGGGTTCGACCATATCGTCTTCTCCTATTCCCTCTCCATGATCCCGCCCTGGGACGCGGCGCTCGAACGCGCGGTGCAACTACTCCGGCCCGGCGGCACCTTGCATATTGTCGATTTCGGGGATCAGCGCGGCATGCCGGCCTGGTTCCGCCGCCTACTCTTTACATGGCTGTCCTGGTTCCATGTCGAGCATCGTCCGGGAATCCGGAAATGGGTCGAAGCGCGATCCGCATCGCCAGGGATCGACGTACGCACACATGCGTTGGCCGGGAATTACGCGGAGCTGTTTCGTCTGCGGCGCACGGGGCAGGTCTGA